A genome region from Vulpes lagopus strain Blue_001 chromosome 7, ASM1834538v1, whole genome shotgun sequence includes the following:
- the ITIH1 gene encoding inter-alpha-trypsin inhibitor heavy chain H1 isoform X2, whose translation MDGAMGLRALLCVYLASLLVLQGMPTQGSPTGRPKVNKKRQTLDTAVDGVTIRSLKVNCKVTSRFAHYVITSQVVNNADEAKEISFDVEIPKTAFISDFAITADGSAFIGDIKDKVTAWKQYRKAAISGENAGLVRASGRTMEQFTIHLTIGPRSKATFRLTYEEVLKRRLMQYDIVIKVKPKQLVHHFEIDVDIFEPQGISKLDAHASFLSNDLASQLVKKSFSGKQGRVLFRPTVSQQQSCPTCSTSLLNGDFKVTYDVNRDQLCDLLVANNHFAHFFAPQNLTNMNKNVVFVIDISTSMEGQKVKQTKEALLKILGDMRPGDYFDLVLFGSEVQSWKGSLVQASPANLRAAQDFVKHFFLAGATNLNGGLLRGIEILNQAQKNLPELSNHASVLIMLTDGEPTEGVTDRSQILKNVRNAIRGKFPLYNLGFGDNVDFNFLDVMSMENNGRAQRIYEDHDAAQQLQGFYDQVANPLLVDVELLYPQDTISDLTQHRHKQYYEGSEIMVAGRIADHKLSSFKADVLAHGEGQEFKMTCLVDEEKMKNLLRERGHMLENHIERLWAYLTIQELLAKRTKLEGKEKADVAAKALQMSLAYQFVTPLTSMTIRGMADEDGLEPVIDKPPEDSLPLAFKLPASQPSPTRSSPDIQQLPNQVTGVDTDPHFLIHVPQKEDTLCFNINEEPGVILSLVQDPDTGFSVNGQLIGNRAGSPGQHQGTYFGRLGIVNPTTGFQLEVTPHNITLNPGSGGPVFSWRDQASLRQHEVVVTINRKRNLVVAVEDGGTFEVVLHRVWKGSAVHQDFLGFYVLDSHRMSARTHGLLGQFFHPIDYTVSDPHPGSDPTKTDATMLVKSHQLTVTRGLQKDYSKNPRHGAEVTCWFVHNNGAGLIDGVYTDYIVPDIF comes from the exons ATGGACGGCGCCATGGGGCTGCGGGCGCTACTGTGCGTGTACCTGGCCTCCCTCCTCGTCCTGCAGGGCATGCCCACTCAGGGTTCACCCACAGGCAGGCCCAAAGTCAACAAG AAGCGACAGACTTTGGACACA GCTGTCGATGGTGTGACCATCCGGAGTTTGAAAGTCAACTGCAAAGTCACCTCTCGCTTCGCCCACTATGTCATCACCAGCCAGGTGGTCAACAATGCTGATGAAGCCAAGGAAATAAGTTTCGATGTGGAAATCCCCAAGACGGCCTTCATCAGCGACTTTGCCAT CACAGCAGATGGAAGCGCATTCATTGGAGACATAAAGGACAAAGTGACCGCATGGAAGCAGTACCGAAAAGCCGCCATCTCTGGAGAGAATGCCGGCCTTGTCAG GGCCTCGGGGAGAACGATGGAGCAATTCACCATCCACCTCACCATTGGGCCCCGGAGCAAGGCCACCTTCCGGCTGACCTATGAGGAGGTGCTGAAGCGAAGACTCATGCAGTATGACATTGTCATCAAAGTCAAGCCCAAGCAGCTGGTGCACCATTTTGAG ATCGACGTGGACATCTTTGAGCCTCAAGGGATCAGCAAGCTGGACGCCCATGCCTCCTTCCTCTCTAATGACCTGGCAAGCCAACTCGTCAAGAAGTCCTTCTCAGGAAAACAG gGTCGTGTCCTTTTCCGCCCTACTGTGAGTCAGCAGCAATCCTGCCCCACATGCTCCACATCTTTGCTGAATGGGGACTTCAAGGTGACCTACGATGTCAATCGAGACCAACTCTGTGACCTCCTG GTTGCCAATAACCACTTTGCCCACTTCTTTGCTCCCCAAAACCTGACGAACATGAACAAGAACGTGGTTTTTGTGATTGACATTAGCACCTCCATGGAAGGCCAGAAAGTGAAACAG ACCAAGGAGGCGCTCCTTAAAATCCTGGGGGACATGCGGCCAGGGGACTACTTTGATCTGGTCCTCTTTGGGTCTGAAGTGCAATCATGGAAAGGCTCATTGGTGCAGGCATCCCCTGCCAATCTGCGAGCGGCTCAAGACTTCGTGAAGCACTTCTTCCTGGCTGGGG CCACAAACCTGAATGGAGGTTTGCTCCGGGGAATTGAAATCTTGAACCAAGCTCAAAAGAACCTTCCCGAACTCAGCAACCATGCCTCAGTTCTCATCATGTTGACAGACGGCGAGCCCACAGAGG GGGTGACAGACCGTTCCCAAATCCTCAAGAACGTCCGCAACGCCATCCGGGGCAAGTTCCCGCTCTACAACTTGGGCTTTGGTGACAACGTGGACTTTAACTTCCTGGATGTCATGTCCATGGAGAACAACGGACGGGCCCAGAGAATTTATGAAGACCACGACGCCGCCCAGCAGCTGCAG GGTTTCTACGACCAGGTCGCCAACCCCCTACTGGTGGACGTGGAGCTGCTCTACCCCCAGGACACCATCTCAGATCTGACCCAGCACCGCCATAAACAGTACTACGAAGGCTCCGAGATCATGGTAGCTGGGCGCATCGCTGACCACAAACTGAGCAGTTTCAAGGCTGACGTGCTGGCCCATGGG GAGGGCCAAGAATTCAAGATGACCTGTCTGGTGGATGAGGAAAAGATGAAGAACCTGCTCCGGGAGCGGGGCCACATGCTGGAGAACCACATTGAACGGCTCTGGGCCTACCTCACCATCCAGGAGCTCCTGGCCAAGCG GACGaagctggaggggaaggagaaggccGACGTGGCGGCCAAGGCGCTGCAGATGTCGCTGGCTTACCAGTTCGTGACCCCGCTGACCTCCATGACCATCAGGGGCATGGCGGACGAGGACGGCCTGGAGCCCGTCATTGACAAGCCCCCCGAGG aTTCCCTGCCCTTGG CGTTCAAGCTGCCGGCTTCACAGCCTTCCCCGACTCGGTCCAGTCCCGACATCCAGCAGTTGCCAAACCAAGTGACCGGAG TGGACACTGACCCCCACTTCCTCATCCACGTGCCCCAGAAGGAGGATACCCTGTGCTTCAATATCAATGAGGAGCCCGGCGTGATCCTCAGCCTGGTGCAGGACCCGGACACAG GCTTCTCTGTGAATGGGCAGCTCATCGGCAACAGAGCTGGGAGCCCTGGGCAGCACCAGGGCACGTACTTTGGGCGGCTGGGGATTGTGAACCCCACGACAGGCTTTCAGCTGGAGGTGACCCCTCACAACATTACGCTGAACCCTGGCTCGGGTGGACCCGTGTTCTCCTGGAGGGACCAGGCTTCACTGCGGCAGCATGA GGTGGTAGTGACCATCAACAGGAAGAGGAACCTGGTGGTGGCTGTGGAAGATGGGGGCACGTTTGAGGTTGTCCTGCACCGGGTGTGGAAGGGGAGTGCCGTCCACCAGGACTTCTTGGGCTTCTACGTGCTGGATAGTCACCGGATGTCGGCTCGGACACACGGGCTGCTAG GACAGTTCTTCCACCCCATTGATTATACAGTCTCTGACCCCCACCCGGGCTCCGACCCCACAAAGACAGATGCCACGATGCTGGTAAAGAGCCACCAACTGACGGTCACCAG GGGCTTGCAGAAAGATTACAGCAAGAACCCCCGGCACGGGGCTGAGGTGACATGCTGGTTCGTCCACAACAATGGGGCGGGGCTGATCGACGGCGTTTACACTGACTACATCGTCCCTGACATCTTCTGA
- the ITIH1 gene encoding inter-alpha-trypsin inhibitor heavy chain H1 isoform X3, with the protein MWKSPRRPSSATLPSDGSAFIGDIKDKVTAWKQYRKAAISGENAGLVRASGRTMEQFTIHLTIGPRSKATFRLTYEEVLKRRLMQYDIVIKVKPKQLVHHFEIDVDIFEPQGISKLDAHASFLSNDLASQLVKKSFSGKQGRVLFRPTVSQQQSCPTCSTSLLNGDFKVTYDVNRDQLCDLLVANNHFAHFFAPQNLTNMNKNVVFVIDISTSMEGQKVKQTKEALLKILGDMRPGDYFDLVLFGSEVQSWKGSLVQASPANLRAAQDFVKHFFLAGATNLNGGLLRGIEILNQAQKNLPELSNHASVLIMLTDGEPTEGVTDRSQILKNVRNAIRGKFPLYNLGFGDNVDFNFLDVMSMENNGRAQRIYEDHDAAQQLQGFYDQVANPLLVDVELLYPQDTISDLTQHRHKQYYEGSEIMVAGRIADHKLSSFKADVLAHGEGQEFKMTCLVDEEKMKNLLRERGHMLENHIERLWAYLTIQELLAKRTKLEGKEKADVAAKALQMSLAYQFVTPLTSMTIRGMADEDGLEPVIDKPPEDSLPLEMVGHRKTFKLPASQPSPTRSSPDIQQLPNQVTGVDTDPHFLIHVPQKEDTLCFNINEEPGVILSLVQDPDTGFSVNGQLIGNRAGSPGQHQGTYFGRLGIVNPTTGFQLEVTPHNITLNPGSGGPVFSWRDQASLRQHEVVVTINRKRNLVVAVEDGGTFEVVLHRVWKGSAVHQDFLGFYVLDSHRMSARTHGLLGQFFHPIDYTVSDPHPGSDPTKTDATMLVKSHQLTVTRGLQKDYSKNPRHGAEVTCWFVHNNGAGLIDGVYTDYIVPDIF; encoded by the exons ATGTGGAAATCCCCAAGACGGCCTTCATCAGCGACTTTGCCAT CAGATGGAAGCGCATTCATTGGAGACATAAAGGACAAAGTGACCGCATGGAAGCAGTACCGAAAAGCCGCCATCTCTGGAGAGAATGCCGGCCTTGTCAG GGCCTCGGGGAGAACGATGGAGCAATTCACCATCCACCTCACCATTGGGCCCCGGAGCAAGGCCACCTTCCGGCTGACCTATGAGGAGGTGCTGAAGCGAAGACTCATGCAGTATGACATTGTCATCAAAGTCAAGCCCAAGCAGCTGGTGCACCATTTTGAG ATCGACGTGGACATCTTTGAGCCTCAAGGGATCAGCAAGCTGGACGCCCATGCCTCCTTCCTCTCTAATGACCTGGCAAGCCAACTCGTCAAGAAGTCCTTCTCAGGAAAACAG gGTCGTGTCCTTTTCCGCCCTACTGTGAGTCAGCAGCAATCCTGCCCCACATGCTCCACATCTTTGCTGAATGGGGACTTCAAGGTGACCTACGATGTCAATCGAGACCAACTCTGTGACCTCCTG GTTGCCAATAACCACTTTGCCCACTTCTTTGCTCCCCAAAACCTGACGAACATGAACAAGAACGTGGTTTTTGTGATTGACATTAGCACCTCCATGGAAGGCCAGAAAGTGAAACAG ACCAAGGAGGCGCTCCTTAAAATCCTGGGGGACATGCGGCCAGGGGACTACTTTGATCTGGTCCTCTTTGGGTCTGAAGTGCAATCATGGAAAGGCTCATTGGTGCAGGCATCCCCTGCCAATCTGCGAGCGGCTCAAGACTTCGTGAAGCACTTCTTCCTGGCTGGGG CCACAAACCTGAATGGAGGTTTGCTCCGGGGAATTGAAATCTTGAACCAAGCTCAAAAGAACCTTCCCGAACTCAGCAACCATGCCTCAGTTCTCATCATGTTGACAGACGGCGAGCCCACAGAGG GGGTGACAGACCGTTCCCAAATCCTCAAGAACGTCCGCAACGCCATCCGGGGCAAGTTCCCGCTCTACAACTTGGGCTTTGGTGACAACGTGGACTTTAACTTCCTGGATGTCATGTCCATGGAGAACAACGGACGGGCCCAGAGAATTTATGAAGACCACGACGCCGCCCAGCAGCTGCAG GGTTTCTACGACCAGGTCGCCAACCCCCTACTGGTGGACGTGGAGCTGCTCTACCCCCAGGACACCATCTCAGATCTGACCCAGCACCGCCATAAACAGTACTACGAAGGCTCCGAGATCATGGTAGCTGGGCGCATCGCTGACCACAAACTGAGCAGTTTCAAGGCTGACGTGCTGGCCCATGGG GAGGGCCAAGAATTCAAGATGACCTGTCTGGTGGATGAGGAAAAGATGAAGAACCTGCTCCGGGAGCGGGGCCACATGCTGGAGAACCACATTGAACGGCTCTGGGCCTACCTCACCATCCAGGAGCTCCTGGCCAAGCG GACGaagctggaggggaaggagaaggccGACGTGGCGGCCAAGGCGCTGCAGATGTCGCTGGCTTACCAGTTCGTGACCCCGCTGACCTCCATGACCATCAGGGGCATGGCGGACGAGGACGGCCTGGAGCCCGTCATTGACAAGCCCCCCGAGG aTTCCCTGCCCTTGG AGATGGTGGGACACAGAAAGA CGTTCAAGCTGCCGGCTTCACAGCCTTCCCCGACTCGGTCCAGTCCCGACATCCAGCAGTTGCCAAACCAAGTGACCGGAG TGGACACTGACCCCCACTTCCTCATCCACGTGCCCCAGAAGGAGGATACCCTGTGCTTCAATATCAATGAGGAGCCCGGCGTGATCCTCAGCCTGGTGCAGGACCCGGACACAG GCTTCTCTGTGAATGGGCAGCTCATCGGCAACAGAGCTGGGAGCCCTGGGCAGCACCAGGGCACGTACTTTGGGCGGCTGGGGATTGTGAACCCCACGACAGGCTTTCAGCTGGAGGTGACCCCTCACAACATTACGCTGAACCCTGGCTCGGGTGGACCCGTGTTCTCCTGGAGGGACCAGGCTTCACTGCGGCAGCATGA GGTGGTAGTGACCATCAACAGGAAGAGGAACCTGGTGGTGGCTGTGGAAGATGGGGGCACGTTTGAGGTTGTCCTGCACCGGGTGTGGAAGGGGAGTGCCGTCCACCAGGACTTCTTGGGCTTCTACGTGCTGGATAGTCACCGGATGTCGGCTCGGACACACGGGCTGCTAG GACAGTTCTTCCACCCCATTGATTATACAGTCTCTGACCCCCACCCGGGCTCCGACCCCACAAAGACAGATGCCACGATGCTGGTAAAGAGCCACCAACTGACGGTCACCAG GGGCTTGCAGAAAGATTACAGCAAGAACCCCCGGCACGGGGCTGAGGTGACATGCTGGTTCGTCCACAACAATGGGGCGGGGCTGATCGACGGCGTTTACACTGACTACATCGTCCCTGACATCTTCTGA
- the ITIH1 gene encoding inter-alpha-trypsin inhibitor heavy chain H1 isoform X1, whose product MDGAMGLRALLCVYLASLLVLQGMPTQGSPTGRPKVNKKRQTLDTAVDGVTIRSLKVNCKVTSRFAHYVITSQVVNNADEAKEISFDVEIPKTAFISDFAITADGSAFIGDIKDKVTAWKQYRKAAISGENAGLVRASGRTMEQFTIHLTIGPRSKATFRLTYEEVLKRRLMQYDIVIKVKPKQLVHHFEIDVDIFEPQGISKLDAHASFLSNDLASQLVKKSFSGKQGRVLFRPTVSQQQSCPTCSTSLLNGDFKVTYDVNRDQLCDLLVANNHFAHFFAPQNLTNMNKNVVFVIDISTSMEGQKVKQTKEALLKILGDMRPGDYFDLVLFGSEVQSWKGSLVQASPANLRAAQDFVKHFFLAGATNLNGGLLRGIEILNQAQKNLPELSNHASVLIMLTDGEPTEGVTDRSQILKNVRNAIRGKFPLYNLGFGDNVDFNFLDVMSMENNGRAQRIYEDHDAAQQLQGFYDQVANPLLVDVELLYPQDTISDLTQHRHKQYYEGSEIMVAGRIADHKLSSFKADVLAHGEGQEFKMTCLVDEEKMKNLLRERGHMLENHIERLWAYLTIQELLAKRTKLEGKEKADVAAKALQMSLAYQFVTPLTSMTIRGMADEDGLEPVIDKPPEDSLPLEMVGHRKTFKLPASQPSPTRSSPDIQQLPNQVTGVDTDPHFLIHVPQKEDTLCFNINEEPGVILSLVQDPDTGFSVNGQLIGNRAGSPGQHQGTYFGRLGIVNPTTGFQLEVTPHNITLNPGSGGPVFSWRDQASLRQHEVVVTINRKRNLVVAVEDGGTFEVVLHRVWKGSAVHQDFLGFYVLDSHRMSARTHGLLGQFFHPIDYTVSDPHPGSDPTKTDATMLVKSHQLTVTRGLQKDYSKNPRHGAEVTCWFVHNNGAGLIDGVYTDYIVPDIF is encoded by the exons ATGGACGGCGCCATGGGGCTGCGGGCGCTACTGTGCGTGTACCTGGCCTCCCTCCTCGTCCTGCAGGGCATGCCCACTCAGGGTTCACCCACAGGCAGGCCCAAAGTCAACAAG AAGCGACAGACTTTGGACACA GCTGTCGATGGTGTGACCATCCGGAGTTTGAAAGTCAACTGCAAAGTCACCTCTCGCTTCGCCCACTATGTCATCACCAGCCAGGTGGTCAACAATGCTGATGAAGCCAAGGAAATAAGTTTCGATGTGGAAATCCCCAAGACGGCCTTCATCAGCGACTTTGCCAT CACAGCAGATGGAAGCGCATTCATTGGAGACATAAAGGACAAAGTGACCGCATGGAAGCAGTACCGAAAAGCCGCCATCTCTGGAGAGAATGCCGGCCTTGTCAG GGCCTCGGGGAGAACGATGGAGCAATTCACCATCCACCTCACCATTGGGCCCCGGAGCAAGGCCACCTTCCGGCTGACCTATGAGGAGGTGCTGAAGCGAAGACTCATGCAGTATGACATTGTCATCAAAGTCAAGCCCAAGCAGCTGGTGCACCATTTTGAG ATCGACGTGGACATCTTTGAGCCTCAAGGGATCAGCAAGCTGGACGCCCATGCCTCCTTCCTCTCTAATGACCTGGCAAGCCAACTCGTCAAGAAGTCCTTCTCAGGAAAACAG gGTCGTGTCCTTTTCCGCCCTACTGTGAGTCAGCAGCAATCCTGCCCCACATGCTCCACATCTTTGCTGAATGGGGACTTCAAGGTGACCTACGATGTCAATCGAGACCAACTCTGTGACCTCCTG GTTGCCAATAACCACTTTGCCCACTTCTTTGCTCCCCAAAACCTGACGAACATGAACAAGAACGTGGTTTTTGTGATTGACATTAGCACCTCCATGGAAGGCCAGAAAGTGAAACAG ACCAAGGAGGCGCTCCTTAAAATCCTGGGGGACATGCGGCCAGGGGACTACTTTGATCTGGTCCTCTTTGGGTCTGAAGTGCAATCATGGAAAGGCTCATTGGTGCAGGCATCCCCTGCCAATCTGCGAGCGGCTCAAGACTTCGTGAAGCACTTCTTCCTGGCTGGGG CCACAAACCTGAATGGAGGTTTGCTCCGGGGAATTGAAATCTTGAACCAAGCTCAAAAGAACCTTCCCGAACTCAGCAACCATGCCTCAGTTCTCATCATGTTGACAGACGGCGAGCCCACAGAGG GGGTGACAGACCGTTCCCAAATCCTCAAGAACGTCCGCAACGCCATCCGGGGCAAGTTCCCGCTCTACAACTTGGGCTTTGGTGACAACGTGGACTTTAACTTCCTGGATGTCATGTCCATGGAGAACAACGGACGGGCCCAGAGAATTTATGAAGACCACGACGCCGCCCAGCAGCTGCAG GGTTTCTACGACCAGGTCGCCAACCCCCTACTGGTGGACGTGGAGCTGCTCTACCCCCAGGACACCATCTCAGATCTGACCCAGCACCGCCATAAACAGTACTACGAAGGCTCCGAGATCATGGTAGCTGGGCGCATCGCTGACCACAAACTGAGCAGTTTCAAGGCTGACGTGCTGGCCCATGGG GAGGGCCAAGAATTCAAGATGACCTGTCTGGTGGATGAGGAAAAGATGAAGAACCTGCTCCGGGAGCGGGGCCACATGCTGGAGAACCACATTGAACGGCTCTGGGCCTACCTCACCATCCAGGAGCTCCTGGCCAAGCG GACGaagctggaggggaaggagaaggccGACGTGGCGGCCAAGGCGCTGCAGATGTCGCTGGCTTACCAGTTCGTGACCCCGCTGACCTCCATGACCATCAGGGGCATGGCGGACGAGGACGGCCTGGAGCCCGTCATTGACAAGCCCCCCGAGG aTTCCCTGCCCTTGG AGATGGTGGGACACAGAAAGA CGTTCAAGCTGCCGGCTTCACAGCCTTCCCCGACTCGGTCCAGTCCCGACATCCAGCAGTTGCCAAACCAAGTGACCGGAG TGGACACTGACCCCCACTTCCTCATCCACGTGCCCCAGAAGGAGGATACCCTGTGCTTCAATATCAATGAGGAGCCCGGCGTGATCCTCAGCCTGGTGCAGGACCCGGACACAG GCTTCTCTGTGAATGGGCAGCTCATCGGCAACAGAGCTGGGAGCCCTGGGCAGCACCAGGGCACGTACTTTGGGCGGCTGGGGATTGTGAACCCCACGACAGGCTTTCAGCTGGAGGTGACCCCTCACAACATTACGCTGAACCCTGGCTCGGGTGGACCCGTGTTCTCCTGGAGGGACCAGGCTTCACTGCGGCAGCATGA GGTGGTAGTGACCATCAACAGGAAGAGGAACCTGGTGGTGGCTGTGGAAGATGGGGGCACGTTTGAGGTTGTCCTGCACCGGGTGTGGAAGGGGAGTGCCGTCCACCAGGACTTCTTGGGCTTCTACGTGCTGGATAGTCACCGGATGTCGGCTCGGACACACGGGCTGCTAG GACAGTTCTTCCACCCCATTGATTATACAGTCTCTGACCCCCACCCGGGCTCCGACCCCACAAAGACAGATGCCACGATGCTGGTAAAGAGCCACCAACTGACGGTCACCAG GGGCTTGCAGAAAGATTACAGCAAGAACCCCCGGCACGGGGCTGAGGTGACATGCTGGTTCGTCCACAACAATGGGGCGGGGCTGATCGACGGCGTTTACACTGACTACATCGTCCCTGACATCTTCTGA